A genomic window from Gossypium hirsutum isolate 1008001.06 chromosome D12, Gossypium_hirsutum_v2.1, whole genome shotgun sequence includes:
- the LOC107947211 gene encoding growth-regulating factor 8 → MDTRNNAFVGTEKGLGRTDEGCDVGLGLMMMQQVEESCPNKSFMAMLPPHNHNHLSSSSSSSCYVEGFDGGASGGGPLVCNTSNQEPSRGDIYDVVGAASASVSSSAAAVVLKSLHHHSFSADPPFPHHSSVGEMAAAPVNARVPFTAAQWQELERQTMIYKYMMASVPVPAELLIPLTKTLQMVNLFFLLLLLAIKGSLELGFSSNSSDPEPWRCRRTDGKKWRCSRDVAPDQKYCERHSHKCRPRSRKPVELPNHSNININNNDHKSQTLHNMASDGTTNQPHQNPHFTNHHDPHFFTSSFDQSRCLEWFMKGETTVPFASNPEWQRTNYGVSLQAQHHLNEQFTPSLASLEGSLNLNQTHSQETRAFIDAWSIAEREVVEMEGIGSCKRPVSSNEKLPLSSLTLSMSGGGNENNQEEDDENSHHEMRGTLSWMGSSPGGPLAEALCLGIATSQTTSTSSCSKST, encoded by the exons ATGGATACCAGAAATAATGCTTTTGTAGGTACAGAGAAAGGGTTGGGAAGAACAGATGAGGGATGTGATGTTGGGTTAGGTTTGATGATGATGCAACAAGTTGAGGAGTCTTGTCCAAATAAGAGTTTCATGGCAATGCTTCCTCCTCACAATCATAATCAcctttcatcatcatcatcttcttcttgttATGTTGAAGGGTTTGATGGAGGAGCTAGTGGTGGTGGGCCCCTTGTTTGTAACACAAGCAATCAGGAACCATCCAGGGGCGATATATACGATGTTGTCGGTGCTGCTTCTGCTTCTGTTTCTTCTTCTGCTGCTGCAGTTGTGTTAAAGTCTCTGCACCATCACTCTTTTTCCGCTGACCCTCCTTTTCCCCACCATTCCTCtg TAGGAGAAATGGCAGCAGCGCCTGTGAATGCTAGAGTTCCTTTCACAGCAGCTCAGTGGCAAGAGCTGGAAAGACAGACCATGATTTACAAGTACATGATGGCTTCTGTCCCTGTCCCTGCTGAACTCCTTATCCCCCTCACCAAAACCCTTCAAATGgtaaatcttttttttcttcttcttcttt TAGCGATAAAGGGTTCTTTGGAATTGGGGTTTTCGAGCAATAGCTCGGATCCGGAGCCATGGAGGTGCAGAAGAACAGATGGGAAGAAATGGAGGTGCTCGAGAGACGTGGCGCCTGACCAAAAATACTGTGAGCGTCACTCTCATAAGTGCCGTCCCCGTTCAAGAAAGCCTGTGGAATTGCCAAACCACTCCAATATCAACATCAACAACAATGATCACAAATCACAAACACTTCACAACATGGCATCTGATGGCACCACCAACCAACCTCATCAAAACCCACATTTTACAAACCACCACGACCCTCATTTCTTCACATCTTCATTTGATCAATCCAG GTGCTTGGAATGGTTCATGAAAGGGGAAACCACCGTTCCTTTTGCTTCTAACCCCGAGTGGCAGCGGACGAATTATGGGGTCAGTTTACAAGCTCAGCATCATCTAAACGAGCAATTCACCCCCAGTTTAGCCTCTTTGGAAGGCTCCTTGAACCTAAACCAAACACATTCACAAGAAACAAGAGCCTTCATCGATGCATGGTCAATAGCAGAAAGAGAAGTGGTTGAAATGGAAGGAATTGGGAGCTGCAAACGCCCTGTTTCTTCAAACGAGAAGCTACCACTGTCATCACTTACATTATCAATGTCGGGTGGTGGGAACGAAAACAATCAAGAAGAAGACGACGAGAACAGTCATCACGAGATGCGTGGTACCTTGTCATGGATGGGTTCATCGCCTGGTGGACCACTGGCTGAAGCATTGTGCCTTGGCATCGCAACTAGTCAAACCACAAGTACAAGTAGCTGTAGCAAGAGCACATGA